The sequence GCATTCGGAAGTGCTCGGCCCCGACCGCCATTTCGACAATCGCAATTATCGCACCGCCGCGGCCCATACGCTCTACACGCTGCGCGGAGACGGTGACGAGACCTACGCGCCGCATTTCACTTTCCACGGCTTTCGTTATGCCAGGGTGACGATCAAGGGCGAGGCCGGGATTCTTGCGATCGCCTCCATCCCGATCTCGTCGGTGCCCGAGCCGGCCGGCGGCTTCACCTGCCGCAACCCCCTCGTCAATCGCCTCGTCGAGAATACCATCTGGTCGCAGCGCGCCAATTTCGTCGAAGTGCCCACCGATTGCCCGCAACGCGACGAACGCCTGGGCTGGACCGGCGACGCGCAGGTGTTTGCCGCAACCGCCTGCTGGCTGAGCGACAGCCAGTCCTTCCTCAGGAAATATCTGCGCGATGTGATGGCCGACCAGCGCGAGGATGGCGCCGTCTCGCATTTTTCACCGGACCCGACCCGTCTGCACCCGGCCAACTTCCCGGGTTATGCCGGCTCGACCGGCTGGGGCGATGCGATCGTCGTCATCCCCTGGGTGCTCTATACCCATTACGGCGACCGGGCGATTCTGGCGGAATGCCTGGCCTCGATGGTGCGCTGGGTGGATTTCGTCTGGTCGATCTCGGATGGCCCGATCGTGCATCCGCCGTCGCATTGGGGGGCGCGCGGCTTTACCTTCGGCGACTGGCTGCAGCCGGTCGGCGACAATCGCAAGCCGCGCCCCACGATCGCCGACGACTGCGCGGCCACACTCTACCACTTCATCTCGACCGACCTTCTCGCAAGGATTGCCGCCATTCTCGGCGAAGATGCGCTCGAAGCCGAGATGCAGCGGCGCGCCGGCGAGATCCGGCGGGCTTTCGCCGACGAGTTTATCACGCCGGCGGGGCGGCTCGCGCATAACGACCAGACATCCTATGCGCTGGCCTTCCTGCACGAGCTGATACCGGCGGAACATCATGAGGCTGCCCGGCGGCATTTCCGGCAGGTGGTCGTCGACGCCGACTACAGGATCGGCACCGGCTTCATCGGTACGCCTGCCCTGCTGCCGGCGCTGACGAAGCTCGGGATGGACGACCTCGCCGAAAAGGTCTTCCTGCAGGAGGATGTGCCGGGCTGGCTTTATCAGGTTTCGAAGGGGGCGACGACGATCTGGGAGCGCTGGGATTCCATGGCGCCGGATGGCACCATCTACGAACCCGACATGAACAGCTACAACCACTACGCCTATGGCGCCGTCTGCCAGTGGCTGTTCGAATGCGTCGCCGGAATTTCGCCGAACCCGAGCGCGCCCGGCTTTGCCGAGGTGATCATCGATCCCGCGCCGATCGCCAGCCTCTCGCCGGTTGCGGCCCATCATGACGTCAGCCAGGGCCGCATCGAGGCCGGCTGGCATTGCACCGGCAGCGAGGTCACCTATGTGCTGACGCTTCCGGAAGGCTGCATCGGCCGCTTCCGGCCCGGACGCCGGCACCAGAACCCGTCGCTCGACGGGCAGCCTGTCGTCGAGGAAGCCGTTCTGCCGCCGGGAACGCACCGGCTGGTCTTTTCTCTACCCGATAGTTGAGGAGCATACACGTCACACCGTTCAGAGGAGGAACGTCATGACACATCGGATAAAGCGCATTCTCGCCGGCGCATCCACGCTTCTGGCCCTGGTCGCGGCCGGCCCGTCGCAGGCAGAAACCACCCTGTCTTTCCTGATCGACAACAACCCCGATACGGTCGCCGCGGCCGAGGCCCTGGTCGCCGCCTATCAGACCAAGGCGCCCGACGTGACGATCGAAATCGAGCAGCGGCCGGGCGGCGGCGAAGGCGACAACATCATCAAGACGCGCCT comes from Rhizobium sp. BT03 and encodes:
- a CDS encoding alpha-L-rhamnosidase, which codes for MNFQPAAIRGNLVSRAWSGEMIAPLSDGGQGTPASFVSQTFEHDGAGLPVELFISALGLYRCFINGARVGDELLTPGWTNYDDRIAYQRYDVSNLLKPGLNRIEIWLADGWYRSPLMWGAKPIPNCWGDRIGAIADLVGPGGPLLSTDTTWRSGPLPILQSGIYFGEVYDARAENRVETHGTERLPFDRALLVAHETAAVRELPPLAPVESWIDDDGRTVYDFGQNAGGYVRYTVRGAAGAEVRVEHSEVLGPDRHFDNRNYRTAAAHTLYTLRGDGDETYAPHFTFHGFRYARVTIKGEAGILAIASIPISSVPEPAGGFTCRNPLVNRLVENTIWSQRANFVEVPTDCPQRDERLGWTGDAQVFAATACWLSDSQSFLRKYLRDVMADQREDGAVSHFSPDPTRLHPANFPGYAGSTGWGDAIVVIPWVLYTHYGDRAILAECLASMVRWVDFVWSISDGPIVHPPSHWGARGFTFGDWLQPVGDNRKPRPTIADDCAATLYHFISTDLLARIAAILGEDALEAEMQRRAGEIRRAFADEFITPAGRLAHNDQTSYALAFLHELIPAEHHEAARRHFRQVVVDADYRIGTGFIGTPALLPALTKLGMDDLAEKVFLQEDVPGWLYQVSKGATTIWERWDSMAPDGTIYEPDMNSYNHYAYGAVCQWLFECVAGISPNPSAPGFAEVIIDPAPIASLSPVAAHHDVSQGRIEAGWHCTGSEVTYVLTLPEGCIGRFRPGRRHQNPSLDGQPVVEEAVLPPGTHRLVFSLPDS